The following proteins come from a genomic window of Megalobrama amblycephala isolate DHTTF-2021 linkage group LG1, ASM1881202v1, whole genome shotgun sequence:
- the LOC125266863 gene encoding centriolar coiled-coil protein of 110 kDa-like isoform X3, whose protein sequence is MDSYEGFCARILSTLQSEMMHEKSCSTAPARGVALPLICFHGRPVLSPILSEKQRREMVEYRKRASQMEAERHIHCNNNLLNQIQAIIWTNKAPKILDAPKPSEKCLSPSPKPDCRNGFTDTAPRTPAGVTEPYILSSKPAVTPSAELRGKATEEKQMPEETETEGVCLQNLLKKSREFIEKEQGSKIIGTKITFDKENISSLDATVSGLPCYIPSPNQTSPSNLISPESGPNGSLSARPHRGRPRPISAGSIFFSFPDNPNHPNITANARPQEVKTIATQERKLLGVENVSMSRYDDHLNETVGKLETSPVDSELTSPLFRRRCHTLDSHLSSHHQSPLIDRSQERMPRFMAGVTARTPTRLSPPSPMNKTFTRESPTAAFMGPGITPDSPSHAKLPFEGNSVISTALKERRAVVYACVEDEMQWQVHALEDMQRSLEEDYAFRISCLVAEQEREQRLHTQELEERVWRLRGQGGLSPVAGEDGCELRAAGERYPILNPMCPLSPGERSPRHPVPVIGFPPTSLDVASPSIQASIYMRGLNHHSTGKSRNRLSQVVTAEQQRALCRLTAIVKGFLTRQLLRTEKVKHLRQTVQVRMHNIVFIYMLIKALLFDHLSTCVSLQDTQEFICSFSTNAPQRNDTLSEQDLSLQERVRAQLRAALFDIHDIFFTMTLEERLSLLHQDRDLRSERKLREMEKAKIPKDKVILSAATQKSLDRKKRVGESPGQTRRAQKTPTKRILQPSQGQNAPVSGQQLLRRGSYKKTPEERVQHSERLKKQHSLG, encoded by the exons ATGGACAGTTATGAGGGATTCTGCGCACGCATACTGTCCACACTGCAGTCGGAAATGATGCATGAGAAGAGCTGCAGTACCGCACCTGCGCGAGGGGTGGCGCTCCCTCTCATCTGCTTTCATGGCAGGCCAGTTCTGTCTCCTATT CTAAGTGAGAAACAAAGAAGGGAGATGGTTGAATACAGGAAAAGAGCGTCACAAATGGAGGCAGAGAGACACATTCATTGTAATAATAACCTCCTCAATCAGATTCAGGCCATTATTTGGACCAATAAG GCACCAAAAATATTGGACGCGCCAAAGCCTTCAGAGAAGTGCTTGTCTCCTTCTCCAAAACCAGACTGCAGGAATGGTTTTACTGATACTGCTCCTCGTACACCTGCTGGGGTCACAGAGCCTTATATTTTGTCTAGTAAGCCAGCAGTGACTCCATCAGCTGAGCTGAGAGGAAAAGCCACGGAGGAAAAACAAATGCCAGAGGAAACTGAAACAGAAGGAGTTTGTCTGCAGAATCTACTGAAGAAATCGCGTGAATTTATTGAAAAAGAACAGGGGTCAAAGATCATCGGCACCAAAATCACTTTTGATAAAGAAAACATCAGTTCTTTAGATGCGACTGTCTCTGGTTTACCCTGTTATATTCCCTCACCTAATCAGACCTCTCCAAGTAACCTAATAAGTCCAGAATCCGGTCCAAATGGCAGTTTAAGTGCCAGACCCCACCGCGGGCGTCCTCGTCCCATTTCTGCTGGCAGCATCTTCTTCTCTTTCCCTGACAACCCCAACCACCCAAACATTACAGCCAATGCAAGGCCACAGGAAGTAAAAACAATTGCGACGCAGGAGAGGAAGCTACTCGGAGTGGAAAATGTGAGTATGAGTCGATATGATGACCACTTGAATGAGACCGTCGGAAAATTAGAAACATCTCCGGTGGATTCTGAGCTCACAAGCCCTCTGTTCCGAAGGAGATGCCACACATTAGATAGCCATCTGTCTTCCCACCATCAGAGTCCGCTCATAGACAGGAGCCAGGAGAGAATGCCTCGGTTTATGGCCGGGGTCACTGCGAGAACGCCCACTCGACTGTCTCCTCCGTCACCAATGAACAAGACTTTCACACGGGAGAGTCCCACAGCAGCATTTATGGGCCCTGGAATCACCCCAGACTCTCCTTCTCATGCTAAACTGCCATTTGAGGGAAACAGTGTCATCAGCACGGCGCTGAAAGAGAGGAGAGCAG TTGTGTATGCCTGTGTTGAAGATGAGATGCAATGGCAAGTCCacgctctagaagacatgcagagGTCTCTGGAGGAGGATTATGCTTTCAGAATATCATGTCTGGTGgcagagcaagagagagaacaACGGCTTCACACTCAG GAGTTGGAGGAGCGGGTCTGGAGACTGAGGGGTCAGGGTGGTCTGAGTCCTGTAGCAGGCGAGGATGGGTGTGAATTAAGGGCAGCTGGTGAACGTTACCCTATACTGAACCCCATGTGCCCTTTAAGCCCTGGAGAAAGATCACCAAGACACCCCGTGCCAGTCATTG gcTTTCCTCCAACCAGTTTAGATGTGGCATCACCCTCAATACAGGCCTCTATTTATATGAGAGGCCTAAATCATCACAGCACAGGAAAGAGCAGAAACAGGCTGAGCCAG GTTGTAACAGCGGAGCAGCAGAGGGCGCTGTGTCGCCTCACTGCCATCGTGAAGGGCTTCCTGACCAGACAACTGCTGAGAACGGAGAAAGTCAAACACCTGCGTCAAACTGTTCAAGTGAGAATGCACAATATAGTGTTCATATACATGCTAATAAAGGCCTTATTGTTTGATCATCTCTCTACATGTGTCTCTCTTCAGGACACGCAAgagtttatttgttcattcagCACTAATGCTCCTCAAAGAAATGACACACTGTCAGAGCAAGATCTCTCTCTGCAAGAGCGTGTCAGAGCTCAG TTACGTGCAGCCTTGTTTGACATTCATGATATCTTCTTCACAATGACACTAGAGGAGCGTTTGTCTCTGCTACATCAAGACCGAGATCTACGCAGCGAGAGAAAACTCAGAGAGATG GAAAAAGCAAAAATCCCCAAGGATAAGGTGATTTTGTCTGCTGCAACCCAGAAATCTCTTGATAGAAAGAAAAG AGTTGGTGAATCTCCAGGTCAGACCAGACGAGCTCAGAAAACCCCTACAAAAAG gaTCCTGCAGCCCAGTCAGGGCCAGAACGCTCCGGTTTCAGGCCAGCAGCTCCTGCGCCGTGG GAGTTATAAGAAGACTCCAGAGGAGAGAGTCCAGCATTCGGAGAGGCTGAAGAAACAGCATTCACTGGGTTGA
- the LOC125266863 gene encoding centriolar coiled-coil protein of 110 kDa-like isoform X6 encodes MDSYEGFCARILSTLQSEMMHEKSCSTAPARGVALPLICFHGRPVLSPILSEKQRREMVEYRKRASQMEAERHIHCNNNLLNQIQAIIWTNKAPKILDAPKPSEKCLSPSPKPDCRNGFTDTAPRTPAGVTEPYILSSKPAVTPSAELRGKATEEKQMPEETETEGVCLQNLLKKSREFIEKEQGSKIIGTKITFDKENISSLDATVSGLPCYIPSPNQTSPSNLISPESGPNGSLSARPHRGRPRPISAGSIFFSFPDNPNHPNITANARPQEVKTIATQERKLLGVENVSMSRYDDHLNETVGKLETSPVDSELTSPLFRRRCHTLDSHLSSHHQSPLIDRSQERMPRFMAGVTARTPTRLSPPSPMNKTFTRESPTAAFMGPGITPDSPSHAKLPFEGNSVISTALKERRAVVYACVEDEMQWQVHALEDMQRSLEEDYAFRISCLVAEQEREQRLHTQELEERVWRLRGQGGLSPVAGEDGCELRAAGERYPILNPMCPLSPGERSPRHPVPVIEEIKSYLEQHDEMMSFWGFPPTSLDVASPSIQASIYMRGLNHHSTGKSRNRLSQVVTAEQQRALCRLTAIVKGFLTRQLLRTEKVKHLRQTVQDTQEFICSFSTNAPQRNDTLSEQDLSLQERVRAQVPHL; translated from the exons ATGGACAGTTATGAGGGATTCTGCGCACGCATACTGTCCACACTGCAGTCGGAAATGATGCATGAGAAGAGCTGCAGTACCGCACCTGCGCGAGGGGTGGCGCTCCCTCTCATCTGCTTTCATGGCAGGCCAGTTCTGTCTCCTATT CTAAGTGAGAAACAAAGAAGGGAGATGGTTGAATACAGGAAAAGAGCGTCACAAATGGAGGCAGAGAGACACATTCATTGTAATAATAACCTCCTCAATCAGATTCAGGCCATTATTTGGACCAATAAG GCACCAAAAATATTGGACGCGCCAAAGCCTTCAGAGAAGTGCTTGTCTCCTTCTCCAAAACCAGACTGCAGGAATGGTTTTACTGATACTGCTCCTCGTACACCTGCTGGGGTCACAGAGCCTTATATTTTGTCTAGTAAGCCAGCAGTGACTCCATCAGCTGAGCTGAGAGGAAAAGCCACGGAGGAAAAACAAATGCCAGAGGAAACTGAAACAGAAGGAGTTTGTCTGCAGAATCTACTGAAGAAATCGCGTGAATTTATTGAAAAAGAACAGGGGTCAAAGATCATCGGCACCAAAATCACTTTTGATAAAGAAAACATCAGTTCTTTAGATGCGACTGTCTCTGGTTTACCCTGTTATATTCCCTCACCTAATCAGACCTCTCCAAGTAACCTAATAAGTCCAGAATCCGGTCCAAATGGCAGTTTAAGTGCCAGACCCCACCGCGGGCGTCCTCGTCCCATTTCTGCTGGCAGCATCTTCTTCTCTTTCCCTGACAACCCCAACCACCCAAACATTACAGCCAATGCAAGGCCACAGGAAGTAAAAACAATTGCGACGCAGGAGAGGAAGCTACTCGGAGTGGAAAATGTGAGTATGAGTCGATATGATGACCACTTGAATGAGACCGTCGGAAAATTAGAAACATCTCCGGTGGATTCTGAGCTCACAAGCCCTCTGTTCCGAAGGAGATGCCACACATTAGATAGCCATCTGTCTTCCCACCATCAGAGTCCGCTCATAGACAGGAGCCAGGAGAGAATGCCTCGGTTTATGGCCGGGGTCACTGCGAGAACGCCCACTCGACTGTCTCCTCCGTCACCAATGAACAAGACTTTCACACGGGAGAGTCCCACAGCAGCATTTATGGGCCCTGGAATCACCCCAGACTCTCCTTCTCATGCTAAACTGCCATTTGAGGGAAACAGTGTCATCAGCACGGCGCTGAAAGAGAGGAGAGCAG TTGTGTATGCCTGTGTTGAAGATGAGATGCAATGGCAAGTCCacgctctagaagacatgcagagGTCTCTGGAGGAGGATTATGCTTTCAGAATATCATGTCTGGTGgcagagcaagagagagaacaACGGCTTCACACTCAG GAGTTGGAGGAGCGGGTCTGGAGACTGAGGGGTCAGGGTGGTCTGAGTCCTGTAGCAGGCGAGGATGGGTGTGAATTAAGGGCAGCTGGTGAACGTTACCCTATACTGAACCCCATGTGCCCTTTAAGCCCTGGAGAAAGATCACCAAGACACCCCGTGCCAGTCATTG aagaaataaaatcatatttagaacaacatgatGAAATGATGTCATTTTGGG gcTTTCCTCCAACCAGTTTAGATGTGGCATCACCCTCAATACAGGCCTCTATTTATATGAGAGGCCTAAATCATCACAGCACAGGAAAGAGCAGAAACAGGCTGAGCCAG GTTGTAACAGCGGAGCAGCAGAGGGCGCTGTGTCGCCTCACTGCCATCGTGAAGGGCTTCCTGACCAGACAACTGCTGAGAACGGAGAAAGTCAAACACCTGCGTCAAACTGTTCAA GACACGCAAgagtttatttgttcattcagCACTAATGCTCCTCAAAGAAATGACACACTGTCAGAGCAAGATCTCTCTCTGCAAGAGCGTGTCAGAGCTCAGGTCCCACATTTGTGA